A single uncultured Methanolobus sp. DNA region contains:
- a CDS encoding RrF2 family transcriptional regulator encodes MKLSTKSEYACLALIDLSENYGAGYIKIEDICQRQDLPRKYIEQILLSLKRAGYVKSRRGADGGYMLAKEPGQISLAEVVRLMDGALAPVNSVSKYFYECTPLEKNEALIKVFREIRDYISDKMESTTFADMISE; translated from the coding sequence ATGAAACTTTCAACAAAAAGTGAATATGCCTGCCTTGCACTTATTGACCTTTCAGAAAATTACGGTGCAGGATACATCAAGATCGAGGATATTTGTCAGAGACAGGATCTTCCAAGGAAATATATCGAGCAGATATTACTATCATTAAAAAGGGCAGGATACGTGAAAAGCCGCCGAGGAGCTGATGGCGGGTATATGCTGGCTAAAGAACCGGGACAGATATCTCTGGCAGAGGTCGTAAGACTTATGGATGGTGCTCTGGCTCCGGTAAATTCTGTGAGCAAATACTTCTACGAATGTACGCCTCTTGAAAAGAACGAAGCACTGATAAAAGTTTTCAGGGAGATAAGGGATTACATCTCCGATAAAATGGAGAGTACGACTTTTGCGGATATGATCAGTGAATAA
- a CDS encoding helix-turn-helix domain-containing protein, with the protein MMDSVSMTGQIRDTMSDEEMIAWVLGVDRRIVVLGSMKNHPILKASDIAQETNRSTQNISRALKEFNEKGFIMCLNPEKTTWKRYTVTSAGRELLDKLDDIYFDPN; encoded by the coding sequence ATGATGGATTCGGTCAGTATGACAGGACAAATTCGGGATACCATGTCAGATGAAGAAATGATCGCATGGGTACTCGGTGTTGACAGACGCATTGTAGTCCTTGGATCTATGAAAAACCATCCAATTCTCAAAGCTTCAGACATCGCTCAGGAAACTAACAGATCAACACAGAACATAAGCCGTGCTCTTAAAGAGTTCAACGAAAAAGGATTCATCATGTGTCTGAATCCTGAAAAGACCACCTGGAAAAGATACACTGTAACAAGTGCCGGAAGAGAGTTACTGGATAAACTCGATGATATTTATTTTGATCCAAATTAA
- a CDS encoding thiamine pyrophosphate-binding protein, translating to MEEMNGAEILVKSLEDLGVKQIFGYTGAAILPVFHALEKSDIEIVINSNEQSAAFSAAGYSRSSGDVGVAIVTSGPAITNTLTSVADAYGDSIPLLVFAGQVPEHKIGTDSFQHINVQGVFGEAAKKVMLVSDSDDLEAIVKDAYYFARSGKPGPVVIDIPLDKQQKMHEYQDMNIMRFEESYHDDRHLCEEQCEEFYQMFLRSKKPLLYIGGGLNSEAGSQAIREFNEYFGIPSVNTLMAKGVINGRDELNLGMLGMFGTPYANMLIQENDFFFAIGVRWDDRVAEKVGFAIGTDIAYIDINPEKMHQIKIERGPKFTFIGDAATAIMDLLNFAKKHNITLNIHEWQERARFLKRSWPLDYNRQSEFIQSAEVMSLLSDYVDDNTMVTTGVGNQQMLAAQYLPMQTAKSFMSSGSFGTMGFSMPTSIGVHFANPDARVIAIDGDGSLRMNLGELHTIASLNLPIKILMLNNRSDGMVQNLQDVAYDGKRTGTQRPKDVRFADIAESFGFAFAERISDRNDLKDGMEAFLNSEGPCFLEVCTDREEILYPKVPAGGAYKDMILGPYIRQVEDGS from the coding sequence ATGGAAGAAATGAATGGAGCAGAAATATTAGTTAAAAGTCTGGAGGACCTCGGGGTCAAACAAATATTCGGTTATACCGGAGCGGCGATACTGCCGGTTTTCCATGCCCTTGAGAAGAGTGACATCGAGATAGTTATCAACTCCAACGAGCAGTCAGCAGCCTTCAGTGCAGCCGGTTATTCCCGGTCATCAGGCGATGTCGGTGTTGCCATAGTCACATCCGGGCCTGCGATTACCAACACACTCACAAGTGTTGCTGATGCCTATGGTGACAGCATTCCACTGCTTGTCTTTGCAGGGCAGGTCCCCGAACACAAGATAGGCACCGATTCATTCCAGCACATTAATGTCCAGGGCGTTTTCGGGGAAGCTGCCAAGAAGGTCATGCTGGTTTCTGATAGCGATGACCTCGAAGCGATAGTCAAAGATGCCTACTACTTTGCAAGATCAGGAAAACCCGGGCCTGTTGTCATAGATATCCCGCTGGACAAACAGCAGAAGATGCATGAATACCAGGACATGAACATCATGAGGTTTGAGGAAAGCTATCATGATGATAGACACCTGTGTGAAGAACAATGTGAGGAATTCTACCAGATGTTCCTGAGATCAAAAAAGCCTCTGCTCTATATTGGAGGAGGTCTAAACTCCGAAGCAGGAAGCCAGGCTATACGTGAGTTCAATGAATATTTCGGGATTCCATCAGTTAACACTCTCATGGCAAAAGGTGTCATCAACGGAAGGGATGAACTCAACCTCGGAATGCTGGGAATGTTCGGCACACCCTATGCCAACATGCTGATCCAGGAGAACGACTTCTTCTTTGCAATCGGTGTCCGCTGGGATGACAGGGTTGCTGAAAAGGTCGGTTTTGCTATTGGAACTGACATAGCCTATATCGATATAAATCCCGAGAAAATGCACCAGATAAAGATCGAAAGGGGACCAAAGTTCACATTCATAGGTGATGCTGCCACGGCTATCATGGACCTGCTGAACTTCGCGAAAAAGCATAACATCACCCTGAATATCCATGAATGGCAGGAACGTGCCAGATTCCTTAAGAGGTCCTGGCCACTGGATTATAACCGGCAGTCCGAATTCATCCAATCTGCTGAGGTCATGTCACTTTTGTCTGACTATGTTGATGACAACACCATGGTTACAACAGGTGTTGGAAACCAGCAGATGCTTGCAGCACAGTACCTTCCAATGCAGACAGCAAAATCCTTCATGAGTTCCGGTTCCTTTGGAACAATGGGCTTTTCCATGCCAACATCCATCGGTGTTCATTTTGCCAACCCTGATGCAAGGGTTATAGCTATAGACGGTGATGGCAGCCTGCGGATGAATCTGGGAGAACTGCACACTATTGCATCTCTCAACCTGCCGATCAAGATACTCATGCTTAACAACAGGAGCGATGGAATGGTCCAGAACCTTCAGGACGTTGCTTATGACGGCAAAAGGACAGGAACACAACGGCCAAAGGATGTCCGTTTTGCAGATATTGCAGAGTCATTCGGATTTGCTTTTGCAGAAAGGATAAGCGACCGTAATGATCTGAAGGACGGCATGGAAGCTTTCCTGAATTCAGAAGGACCGTGTTTCCTTGAAGTTTGCACGGACAGGGAAGAAATCCTGTATCCCAAGGTTCCTGCAGGTGGAGCTTACAAGGACATGATTCTGGGTCCGTATATCAGACAGGTTGAAGACGGATCATAA
- a CDS encoding transposase — MYGGVHFEDSIENYLNRESASICQFLHFLCIEDISKHVERAYYANNSWHFKYSISSMIKLFIVMCFRQLSYEKTIASLSNEEAILLAFYGDNDLVKLPSPKTLHNFVKYRLGDEGINEIMMLVGERILNLTQIKEAKIDSTPLEASRYDKHADYNPHYGCKMDKAHITMIGTYPVFMTHTNGKTGDTHELIKHIQALKKMNADIDMYSADTGYKAFKNHADIWYHLNARPVIAYPKNAVISKEGEMDRINHWVNKMWFLGGNILASTEEKLKFLYEIGMSKQVGMNLRNQNMRDQSFYELYKKRGECESKHGHIKDVVKFDIRRIRVESRKLYSLLNFVAYQLLVLTEIQNGFEKRNSFGSFY, encoded by the coding sequence ATGTATGGAGGAGTCCACTTTGAGGATTCAATTGAAAACTATCTGAACAGAGAAAGCGCCTCAATTTGCCAATTCCTGCACTTTCTCTGCATAGAAGATATTTCAAAGCACGTGGAACGTGCTTATTATGCCAACAACAGTTGGCATTTTAAATATAGCATTTCTTCGATGATAAAGCTCTTCATTGTGATGTGTTTCAGGCAGTTATCCTATGAAAAAACTATTGCCTCATTGTCAAATGAAGAGGCAATACTACTCGCTTTTTATGGTGATAATGACCTCGTAAAGCTTCCTTCTCCAAAGACGCTACATAACTTTGTAAAATATAGGCTGGGTGATGAAGGAATCAACGAAATAATGATGTTAGTTGGAGAAAGAATCCTTAATCTTACTCAAATAAAAGAAGCTAAGATCGATTCAACTCCACTTGAAGCATCAAGATATGATAAGCATGCTGATTACAATCCACATTATGGATGTAAGATGGACAAAGCCCATATTACAATGATAGGAACTTATCCAGTGTTCATGACACATACAAATGGCAAAACAGGAGATACTCATGAACTCATCAAACACATTCAAGCATTGAAGAAAATGAATGCTGATATTGACATGTATTCTGCAGATACGGGTTATAAAGCATTCAAGAATCATGCAGATATCTGGTATCATTTGAATGCAAGGCCAGTTATTGCATATCCAAAAAATGCTGTGATCAGCAAAGAGGGTGAAATGGACAGAATCAATCATTGGGTGAATAAAATGTGGTTTCTAGGTGGGAATATACTTGCAAGCACTGAAGAAAAACTAAAATTCCTATATGAGATTGGAATGTCTAAACAGGTTGGAATGAACTTACGAAATCAAAATATGAGGGATCAATCGTTCTATGAGCTATACAAGAAAAGAGGAGAATGCGAATCAAAGCACGGACACATTAAGGATGTAGTCAAGTTTGATATAAGAAGAATCAGAGTAGAGAGTAGAAAGCTCTACTCTCTACTGAATTTTGTAGCGTATCAGTTGCTTGTACTTACAGAAATACAAAATGGATTTGAGAAAAGAAATTCATTTGGAAGCTTTTATTGA
- a CDS encoding XRE family transcriptional regulator: protein MADKNILGGKIRQIREMQKMSVEDLATNSNTSVELISKLEDGALVPSLTPLMQIARALGVRLGTFLDDAPHTGPVVVKSGASDNVVRFSGNCDTCENSTLDFFSLAKDKADRHMEPFIIDVHPRSGDVTPSSHEGEEFIYVLGGQIEIIYGKDSFTLTTGDSIYYDSVVPHHVHAVGTEDAKILAVVYAPY from the coding sequence ATGGCAGATAAGAATATACTAGGTGGTAAAATACGTCAGATACGTGAAATGCAGAAAATGTCTGTAGAGGATCTGGCAACTAACAGTAATACGAGCGTAGAACTGATAAGCAAACTTGAAGACGGAGCACTTGTCCCTTCACTTACTCCGCTCATGCAGATAGCAAGAGCACTTGGAGTTCGTCTTGGAACATTCCTTGATGATGCGCCACATACCGGTCCGGTAGTTGTCAAAAGCGGTGCATCTGACAATGTTGTAAGATTCTCCGGTAACTGCGATACATGCGAGAACAGCACACTGGATTTCTTCTCACTGGCAAAAGACAAAGCAGACAGACACATGGAACCATTCATCATTGACGTTCACCCTCGATCAGGGGACGTAACTCCATCATCCCATGAAGGGGAAGAGTTCATTTACGTGCTTGGCGGTCAGATAGAGATAATTTACGGAAAGGACAGTTTCACACTTACAACAGGGGACAGTATTTACTATGATTCTGTTGTACCTCACCATGTGCATGCAGTCGGAACCGAAGACGCAAAGATCCTGGCTGTCGTTTATGCACCTTATTAA